In the genome of Dermatophagoides farinae isolate YC_2012a chromosome 4, ASM2471394v1, whole genome shotgun sequence, the window gatgattggttcaCCAATACAAGGAgcaggtggtggtggtgttggtgttggtggatcaccaaaacaatcatcgattgatcatcatcggacATCTGTTTCTAGTCAATTGGTGAATGAGATCTCAATGGAAATGGCTACACAGCTGGAACGTACACagaattcattatttgtattgaaattattgattaatctTCAGCCAATTCTATTTCATGTAATGtttatttcgtttgttcTGTTGTTCtgttctaatttttttttctcaaaaattCTTATAGCTACCACCATATCTTGAACGCCAAATTCATGAAAAAgtagaagagaaaaaagttcaaatcaatcaattgttcaATACGTAATCACCagatgtcatcatcatcatcattattttcaaattgttgcattttgtattgttttttttttgaaattaaaattataataatctacccattattgttttgattattgcCTGTATTGTTCGACATTGATCACATTGTTCCATatccatcattgttgttgtttgttgttgcccaagaatgttgttcatttttaatgGCTGCAGATAACGACTTTCAATACGTTGTGTTAATCGTTTCCATTTTGGATcggttgataattttttcactaaATCGTGGCTATAATCCATTAATCCATTGATTAAATGCAAACAATCagccaataatgatggatgattaaaatgattataCATTATATGAATTAATGCCGACATTAATTGATCAGATGATTTTATGtatgtcaatgatgatgaagttttTTGAAGATTTAAAAGAATAGAAACAATGTAAATGGCAGACATTTTATGTTGTTCACTACGATTCATTCGTATGAGTAGATCAATCCACCATTGAATAATGTTTTGCCATCGTTGCAAAAGAGAATTACGAATTTCCAATGACCAATCCGTGTAATGGCATAGTTCGATAAGATCTCCAATTAATTGATCGGAAATCATTTTAACTATACCTTGATGATTGGTTATCAGTGAattttttgccaatttttccattcgttTCAATATCTTTTCGGTTTTTGTACCGATTGTCATCAATGTTTTGAGATTAAAATTGCttagattgattgaaatgattccAAGCAATGgatattcatcataaatttgttttcgaCAACGATAACCACGCCAAAATCGTTGTATGTTTTGAGCAGCTTGTTGTCGGCGGCTCAAGAATCTATTAATATAATTTCGacaaatcattatattaCGACGACATCGAAACCATCGTTGTATTGTGATTGTGGCCTCACGTATTCTGATATAATTCGAACGTTGTTTCCTGGCGGCTATTTTTGCACGATAACGACGTTGAACAACAATAGCCGCTTGACGTAAACTTAAAAATTCGTCACGTAATTTTCGAGTTTCATTTCTACCACGGATATATCGTTGAATGAAGACaatctttttcaaatgataacAATATCTTTGTTCgattaataaattaaattcgaTACGCatcaatgattgtaatgTTTCCAATGTTTGTTGTCGATAATTCCCGGCAATGGCAACGGCATTTTCCGCATTCCATTCAAATTTCttatcataatgattgaaaataggTTGACATTGTTTAAATAATAAACGGACATTGGCCACATCTTTACCTGGTTTCAtttgtgataataatgttattgAAAATCGTTCCGGAAATAATAGCTGGACAATACGTGCCAATCGAACACCATTGGCTAGATCAATAGATAATTGTTTGATATGAAAatctaaatgatgaaattgttgttcataatGTACCAATTTAAAATCTAATTGTTTTAAACGAAATTTAAGCCTTTGCCATTGTTCCGGATATAATGTAATACGTGCAAATtgttcaagaattttttctgaaCTTTGCGGCCATTGCCGAAATAGACATGGATGAATAATCATTTCGGTCAATTCTAATCGAGCGTGATCAAGCCAATAAATCATTGTAATCAAATTTGAACATCTTTgtctattatcatcaaatatgatggaaattttttgtattaaattttcaccaccattattattattattatcatggtgataatcataatgaccATGATAGTGaagaaatgatttgaataaaattttcaaccatAATGAACGATAATTCGGTATCAATACTATTTTAATCCATtccaacaatgatgatgatgataatggatgtttattattttgtacTTTCAAtgtatcatcaacaatcgttcgtaatttattcaattgattccAAATCTTTTCACATTTATGTTGAAATGTATTGGATCGAAATAGTTGCCTATGgtactcatcatcatgatgttcgaaatgatcgattttattattgaaccaatcgattaatttttgttcaatatttacatccattttttttaatatttcgtaacaaattgattaaacTCTACtcttatttatatttatataataaaaatacaaaccAAATTAAAATGCACAAATGTTATTAGTGCtatgaatttgattaaaacAACATAATGACGAATACATTTTCTGTCTTTTCTCCATCGAAACCATGTGTATTTGtagatataataatataaacataattaatttcaattatttcgaCTTTTATCAATGACATTACTTTTAACTAGATGAAATTCTCCATATAAATGgatcgatcaattttatttttggcaaATTCGTATTCGTATGTTGAATGGCACAAACCagcaaagagaaaaaatgattgaaataaatgaagaaaaaaattaccttCTCGAATGGTTATTCATTAATCTTGGGTATGTGtgaatttaaatgtttttttttaaactcaaattaaaaacaatttttcatcgataGATATACCGGCACACAAATGAAACCATTACGATGGTCCAATTGgccatcaataatcaatgtaataatcaatttgatcattaatGGAATCATattctttatatttttcttgaataatcaattaaCATGGCAAAATAgtacaaattcattcaataataatgattataaaagtttaattaaatttattttcatattttctgATCATTATGAACAAGTATTATGGTTATTGATTACAATCtatcaatatatttatatgcGTTCAATTGTACgatcaatgtcatcatcgatattcactactatttatcatcataaacgtcatttatttattgtttatgGAATAACGTTGACAATAATGGCACCAGCATCATTACAAGAATTTTCTATAATATTTTTTGGATCCagattgaatatatttgaaaatttttgtttcgcaTTCATTGCCTATTGtattaatcattcatttttgatgccattgataataatgacctATGTTAAATATGCAACAATTGTATCATTGAAATCCATcacgaatcaaatcaatatgaattggaatgaatgtatgaaaataaaacaattggCCACGATTAATCGTTATTTTTCACAAATgttatcaccattattattattctgtgtaatatcattcaatttggatATTataacattgttttttttggtaaaaaaacgaaaaaaatttctgctagaatttttattattgtcatcattttggaaTTATCTtgcttttgttttatatCTGGATAAAAGAATCGATGAATTATTGGaaaacattatcaaaaatattaACAATAGTCAATTAAAATGTTGTGGCCAATGTCATCAATATCGACAGATTAATTGTCACCATTTTTCGAATAGTGGATtaatgaaaagtttttattgTAGTCGAAATGTACGTTCGATTGAATtctattatcaatatttggatgattttcatattaATCTATTCAATATTTGCCGTATTGATTTTGTATTTCTATTCGATTCATGTTTATTCACCATATCATTtataatattatcattacaaacATTGTGAATTTATCCATTacaattatcgattttattcaattcacatTTACATTTTACGAAATCGATACCTACAGCAACAAAACGCCagacaaatgaatttttttttttttttggctacaGATTTCCATTACAAAGAACATGGCCACATTTCAAATAGATCACAAGTCATACAAGATTGATAATAGGtgatgatggataataatgataacttTATGGAAAAGAATCATCTTCTCAACTGTATCCATATTATATGTGGGtaagaagaaatttttctttttttttaatttttgatcaaaaaaacaaacaaacaaacaattaacAATTCTTTTGAACTTAGAAATTTTGGTATTCAATTACAACAAATACGACTATCAAATTGGcgaaatataatgataaatttgatCGCAAATTTTATAGTCATTTATGGATTATTTATAGAAAATCAATTACCATGGcagtcattatcatcatcatcatcatcatcatcactggaAATGAATTCAGATGtatcaacaattgaattgaaacagggaaaatttttggaaaaatttttgaaatttttttgtgcaaTTTATTCACAATTATTATGGATATTCAACGtaatttatcaatattattatggacCAATGATTGGCCAATTAATGGCCAAAAAACCATTTATGATTGTTTATAGTTCATGGaaacattcatcaatcataatgattattatattcataaCGATTATAGCGATTTTTATTGGTgaatttcatgatgataaattcaaCGATGCTGATAGtattagaaaatttttatttgtaaattttatCGCCTTTTGTTTGGATCAATCATATACATTTCCAATGTTTGTTCATACATATGTTAAATATGCAACCATACAAAgattgaaatcatttcatattgATTATCTTATTACATTGAAAAGACAACGAAAGACAACGATTCGTGGCCAACGaccaaaaaatcaacaacaacaacaacaacagaccATTATATTTGAACAAATACGACAATTAGCACTATTGAATAAAACATTTGCACgtttattatcaccattattattatcaagtCTGATTGCATATAATCTTGATATAATTACAATATTTTATTGGTATCAAACGGATTTACAATTTATTAGCTATCTAATTTGGTCATTTATAGCTTGGTGTTATCTATTACATTTAATTCTAATGGACCATGATATTGATCGAATATTACGAACAATTATCGAAACAATGATCGATGGTGATCGATTTCATTGTTGTGGTCATTGTTATTCACCgtataataatagaaaaaaatttcatttcaaaatcaaatcatcattgaaaacatcattgttttgtaGTCACAATATTTGTTGTCatgaattttatcaattatatcgtcatgattttcatttaaaactTTATGAATTAAGTTTAattgattgtaaatttttaCTTGATTTCTGTGTTTTCATATTGACCttcattatattatcattacaaacgtaaatgttgtttttttgttcattttgtttaatgaatatataaaacaaaaatcgatatatataacgaaattaaaatatcaagaatttattctttgtcttttttttctgtaattacattgtttttattattttttttgttgttgttgtcatgacaataataataaattggctaataattatcatttttcaataaaaaaaaattcgtttatgatgattactgATATAtcagtttcatcatcatcatcatcactatctaTTGTATCgtcgaacatttttttttgttttgttttaaaacatgaatcgaaaaaatcatcaaccattCATTCTTCGATtcatgttcaattttttagggtaagaaaattaataatcaatttactTGAttgtggaaaatttttcatttatttgttttattgctcaacaaaaaaaaagatgtttaGGCATACAATTAACAAGGCTGGATTGGCAAAAACCATGGATTATTTTCGGTTTATTATATCGTCTTACAATATTCATATTGTTCATCCATGTATTATATTCTGGATCATCTGTATCATTCACATATCtagatgaaaattatcataataatgcaTTTTTAGCTTGTTTCTATATGATCTATGATCAACTATATAATCTATCCTATTGTATTGttacaatttattttttcatttatggtgcacaaatttattcaattcttaatgatgatttaatcgCACAAGTTTATAATGGTAACCATTATCATAAATCCAATCGTCAATCACaaataatattcatcatattaATGTTATGGATTAATTTTAgtttcattcgatttcatAAAGACATTTtacattttgatcaaataatagaaaattgGACAACAAATATACCATTGATATTTGCCTATTATACACTGTATGTACATCAATTTTTACCGATaatgatttatcattatgtAAAATATGcaacaaaatttcatctgtttaaaaattttcaattatttcaactacaatcatcatcatcatcatcatcatcatcgttagaTTTGGATAGTGGTGAAAAATTAATCCAAACAGTACAATCATTAGCaatgattaatcatcatttagatcaaatgaattcatttaatttttttataccATTCATTGGcaacattattgattgtgttgtttttttcaccaattttCAAcgtaatcaaaatcaaatattagataatattaattatcattcatccGTTATCATACATCTTGTTTAtgttttatatttaaattattgtattcaaaaaattattaatcaaatacaaaaatatctaaataatgat includes:
- the LOC124490178 gene encoding uncharacterized protein LOC124490178, whose product is MDVNIEQKLIDWFNNKIDHFEHHDDEYHRQLFRSNTFQHKCEKIWNQLNKLRTIVDDTLKVQNNKHPLSSSSLLEWIKIVLIPNYRSLWLKILFKSFLHYHGHYDYHHDNNNNNGGENLIQKISIIFDDNRQRCSNLITMIYWLDHARLELTEMIIHPCLFRQWPQSSEKILEQFARITLYPEQWQRLKFRLKQLDFKLVHYEQQFHHLDFHIKQLSIDLANGVRLARIVQLLFPERFSITLLSQMKPGKDVANVRLLFKQCQPIFNHYDKKFEWNAENAVAIAGNYRQQTLETLQSLMRIEFNLLIEQRYCYHLKKIVFIQRYIRGRNETRKLRDEFLSLRQAAIVVQRRYRAKIAARKQRSNYIRIREATITIQRWFRCRRNIMICRNYINRFLSRRQQAAQNIQRFWRGYRCRKQIYDEYPLLGIISINLSNFNLKTLMTIGTKTEKILKRMEKLAKNSLITNHQGIVKMISDQLIGDLIELCHYTDWSLEIRNSLLQRWQNIIQWWIDLLIRMNRSEQHKMSAIYIVSILLNLQKTSSSLTYIKSSDQLMSALIHIMYNHFNHPSLLADCLHLINGLMDYSHDLVKKLSTDPKWKRLTQRIESRYLQPLKMNNILGQQQTTTMMDMEQCDQCRTIQAIIKTIMGRLL
- the LOC124490292 gene encoding uncharacterized protein LOC124490292; this translates as MLNGTNQQREKMIEINEEKNYLLEWLFINLGYTGTQMKPLRWSNWPSIINVIINLIINGIIFFIFFLNNQLTWQNSTNSFNNNDYKSLIKFIFIFSDHYEQVLWLLITIYQYIYMRSIVRSMSSSIFTTIYHHKRHLFIVYGITLTIMAPASLQEFSIIFFGSRLNIFENFCFAFIAYCINHSFLMPLIIMTYVKYATIVSLKSITNQINMNWNECMKIKQLATINRYFSQMLSPLLLFCVISFNLDIITLFFLVKKRKKFLLEFLLLSSFWNYLAFVLYLDKRIDELLENIIKNINNSQLKCCGQCHQYRQINCHHFSNSGLMKSFYCSRNVRSIEFYYQYLDDFHINLFNICRIDFVFLFDSCLFTISFIILSLQTL